The Spirochaetaceae bacterium genome window below encodes:
- a CDS encoding carbohydrate ABC transporter permease, with product MIAVSGYQTKTRIYRSIVYAVLSIAGIFYIAPFYWMVSTSFKPMSEIFEWPPTLYPQNFTIENYFRVFEVVPMALFYWNTLLVSVIIVVAELLLASFTGYLFEKIRFRFKEFIFSCILFTMIIPFESRLVPLYLLMDQLGLVDTHAAVVIPALITGFAIFFFRQNMKAIPDDLLDSAKIDGCTIIGRYRHIVVPLIKPAIGTIAIFSFMHSWTDFLWPLIILNTTNKMLLEQGLAFFSQGVEFQEEGARMAGASIAVIPILVVFLFAQKYFVRGIALTGLKA from the coding sequence ATGATTGCTGTTAGCGGCTACCAGACCAAGACAAGAATCTATCGTTCGATTGTGTACGCCGTCCTGTCAATAGCGGGTATCTTCTATATCGCGCCATTCTACTGGATGGTATCGACCTCGTTCAAGCCGATGTCGGAGATCTTCGAGTGGCCGCCGACCCTGTACCCGCAGAATTTCACTATCGAGAACTACTTCCGGGTGTTCGAGGTCGTGCCAATGGCCTTGTTCTACTGGAATACGCTGTTGGTTTCGGTGATCATCGTTGTGGCGGAGCTGCTGTTGGCCTCGTTCACCGGCTATCTGTTCGAAAAGATTCGATTCCGGTTCAAGGAGTTTATCTTTTCCTGCATCTTGTTCACCATGATCATTCCGTTCGAATCACGGCTGGTCCCGCTGTACCTGTTGATGGATCAATTGGGGCTTGTCGATACCCATGCTGCGGTCGTCATTCCTGCTCTCATAACGGGATTTGCGATCTTTTTCTTCAGACAGAACATGAAAGCGATACCGGACGACCTTCTCGATTCGGCGAAGATCGACGGTTGCACGATCATCGGGCGCTACCGGCACATCGTCGTGCCGCTCATCAAGCCGGCAATCGGCACCATCGCCATTTTTTCATTCATGCACTCCTGGACCGACTTCCTGTGGCCGCTCATCATCCTGAACACAACCAACAAGATGCTTCTGGAGCAGGGTCTGGCGTTCTTTTCCCAGGGCGTGGAGTTTCAGGAGGAGGGCGCGCGAATGGCGGGTGCGAGCATCGCCGTGATACCGATACTTGTGGTCTTCCTGTTCGCTCAGAAGTACTTCGTCCGGGGTATCGCGTTGACCGGGCTGAAGGCGTAA
- a CDS encoding UPF0175 family protein: MKAVSIRELKNNPSAALREAREHPVMVLNRHRPEALLVHLDDDSLLAEPGIRLALAVALFRERSLSLGQAARFSRIGIAKFIQRVSHLGIPIVDGTPATVREDTQAVEAWRSGSSRPTQVH; encoded by the coding sequence GTGAAAGCAGTCAGCATCCGCGAGCTAAAGAACAACCCGTCAGCGGCACTTCGGGAGGCGCGTGAACACCCGGTTATGGTACTCAACCGACATCGACCGGAGGCGTTGCTGGTGCATCTGGATGATGACTCGTTGCTCGCGGAGCCGGGCATCCGGCTCGCCCTCGCGGTGGCGCTGTTTCGCGAGCGCAGCCTGTCGCTGGGTCAGGCTGCGCGGTTCTCCCGCATCGGGATTGCCAAGTTCATCCAACGGGTGTCCCACCTTGGCATTCCGATCGTCGACGGCACGCCCGCCACGGTGCGTGAAGACACCCAGGCAGTCGAGGCATGGCGGAGCGGCTCGTCGCGGCCGACGCAAGTCCACTGA
- a CDS encoding amino acid ABC transporter ATP-binding protein produces the protein MIVVRELHKWFGDFHVLRGISMQIYEGEKMVIFGPSGSGKSTFIRTLNRLEEHQRGDIIVDGIELSADIRNIDAIRSEIGMVFQSFNLFPHLTVIDNITLAPILVRHLSKDDAGALAMQYLERVGIPEQAAKYPGQLSGGQQQRVAIARALAMQPKIMMFDEPTSALDPEMIKEVLDVMVELAESGMTMIVVTHEMGFARQVADRMVMFDEGKVVEMGTPEEVLEHPRHERTQQFLAQILT, from the coding sequence ATCATCGTGGTGCGCGAGCTGCACAAGTGGTTCGGGGATTTCCACGTGCTGCGCGGCATCTCGATGCAGATCTACGAGGGCGAAAAGATGGTGATCTTCGGCCCGTCGGGATCGGGTAAGTCCACCTTCATCCGCACCCTCAACCGGCTCGAGGAGCACCAGCGCGGCGACATCATCGTGGACGGCATCGAGCTGTCCGCCGACATCCGCAACATCGATGCCATCCGCAGCGAGATCGGCATGGTGTTCCAGTCGTTCAACCTGTTCCCGCACCTGACGGTGATCGACAACATCACGCTCGCCCCGATCCTGGTGCGCCACCTGTCCAAGGACGACGCCGGCGCCCTCGCGATGCAGTATCTGGAGCGGGTGGGCATCCCGGAGCAGGCCGCCAAGTACCCCGGCCAGCTCTCCGGCGGCCAGCAGCAGCGCGTGGCCATCGCCCGCGCGCTCGCGATGCAGCCCAAGATCATGATGTTCGACGAGCCCACCTCGGCGCTCGACCCGGAGATGATCAAGGAGGTGCTCGACGTGATGGTGGAGCTCGCCGAGTCGGGCATGACGATGATCGTGGTGACCCACGAGATGGGCTTCGCGCGGCAGGTGGCCGACCGCATGGTGATGTTCGACGAGGGCAAGGTGGTGGAGATGGGCACCCCGGAGGAGGTGCTCGAACACCCCCGGCACGAACGCACCCAGCAGTTCCTGGCGCAAATCCTGACCTGA
- a CDS encoding DUF5615 family PIN-like protein produces MLDQDVYASTARHLAGLGHDVQRAADIGLSRAVDEELLEAAQKQGRLFVTRDRDFGRIVFLKRKRAGVLYLRMMPAMQHAVHEVLAEVLRTNNETVLAQAFVAITPGGYRIRELTNM; encoded by the coding sequence CTGCTCGACCAGGATGTCTACGCCTCAACTGCCCGGCACTTGGCTGGCTTGGGCCACGATGTTCAGCGCGCCGCTGACATCGGCCTGTCGAGAGCCGTGGATGAGGAGTTGCTCGAAGCGGCTCAGAAACAGGGCCGGTTGTTCGTCACCCGGGACCGCGACTTTGGTCGCATCGTCTTTCTGAAGCGCAAGCGCGCAGGGGTTCTCTATCTCCGTATGATGCCCGCAATGCAACATGCCGTTCATGAGGTGCTTGCGGAGGTACTCCGAACCAATAACGAGACCGTGCTGGCTCAAGCATTCGTCGCGATCACCCCCGGCGGTTATCGAATCAGAGAGCTGACGAACATGTAA
- a CDS encoding DUF433 domain-containing protein produces the protein MDRIIVDAKIHFGKPCVAGTRITVQDVLELVDQDLPFDRIIQDYYPDLTAADIHACIRYAIALVGAEDIRLRAAPV, from the coding sequence ATGGACAGAATCATCGTTGATGCAAAGATTCACTTCGGCAAGCCGTGCGTCGCCGGTACGCGAATCACGGTACAAGATGTCCTGGAACTCGTCGATCAGGATCTCCCCTTTGACCGGATCATTCAGGACTACTACCCCGACTTGACCGCCGCTGACATTCATGCCTGCATCCGCTATGCGATTGCCCTGGTGGGCGCAGAGGATATCCGTCTGCGGGCGGCGCCCGTCTGA
- a CDS encoding extracellular solute-binding protein produces MVWVTNLAEQYMIANPNTTINIERQTGSWGDYGTKIRLVLRSGKDVPDIIQIHDIDNSTLASAGFFNEAPEPIAKIMDENSLHPTFRKMAHQDGDLDKPVMIINLFTHWQQLYYNSDYLQEAGLPMRGAETWDELREYARKLVKTDASGNITRAGFTFRIQDPAWAFGAWMHSAGGTWLNDDNSAADVMTPDGRQAWGNALQFIYDVTWTDKAGDFRMGEPREAFHQGLNAISAEGIYDIARISNNAPDLNWIIDNIPTGEYSSTILAVRPVSVYKDSENPDEAWRFLGYIIQDENISELFDIGSFSLLPPYMSASMLPKFQSEEPWKIATQQKNLRSRMQGTGATDYYTQVGREIEAFLSKTKSLDDALDGMVAAYEEITETRYISEIKVPFDD; encoded by the coding sequence GTGGTTTGGGTTACCAACCTGGCCGAACAATACATGATCGCGAACCCGAACACGACGATCAACATCGAACGGCAAACCGGGTCGTGGGGAGACTATGGCACCAAGATCAGGTTGGTGCTCAGGTCAGGCAAGGATGTGCCCGACATCATTCAGATCCACGACATCGACAATTCGACGTTGGCGTCGGCGGGCTTTTTCAATGAGGCGCCAGAACCCATCGCAAAGATAATGGACGAGAACTCGCTGCACCCGACGTTTCGAAAGATGGCTCACCAGGATGGCGACCTGGACAAACCGGTGATGATCATCAACCTGTTTACACACTGGCAGCAACTCTACTACAACTCGGACTACCTGCAGGAAGCCGGCCTGCCGATGCGCGGTGCAGAGACTTGGGACGAGCTTCGGGAATACGCCAGGAAACTGGTCAAGACCGATGCATCCGGCAATATCACCAGGGCTGGGTTCACGTTCCGAATCCAGGACCCCGCCTGGGCCTTCGGTGCGTGGATGCATAGTGCGGGCGGGACGTGGTTGAACGACGACAACTCGGCGGCCGATGTTATGACTCCGGACGGCAGACAGGCGTGGGGCAACGCGCTGCAGTTTATCTATGACGTCACCTGGACCGACAAGGCCGGAGATTTCCGAATGGGTGAGCCGAGAGAGGCCTTCCACCAGGGCCTGAACGCCATTTCCGCCGAAGGCATCTACGACATCGCCCGGATATCGAATAATGCACCGGATCTGAACTGGATCATCGACAATATCCCAACCGGCGAGTATTCTTCGACCATCCTCGCGGTCCGGCCCGTGTCCGTGTACAAGGACTCCGAGAATCCGGATGAGGCATGGCGCTTCCTTGGCTATATTATCCAGGATGAGAACATTTCCGAGCTGTTCGACATCGGCAGCTTTTCGCTTCTGCCGCCTTACATGAGCGCCTCCATGCTGCCCAAGTTCCAATCGGAAGAGCCGTGGAAGATCGCGACCCAACAGAAAAATCTGAGGTCCAGGATGCAAGGCACCGGAGCGACCGACTACTACACGCAGGTGGGCCGAGAGATCGAGGCCTTTCTGAGCAAGACGAAGTCGCTGGATGACGCTCTCGACGGGATGGTAGCGGCGTACGAAGAAATCACCGAGACCCGATACATTTCAGAGATCAAGGTTCCGTTCGACGATTAG
- a CDS encoding DUF3368 domain-containing protein: MAERLVAADASPLIGLAAAGEFDLLRRLFGQLTITNTVRDEVLAGADLPGAAELAAAIRDGWIQVEHTPAATGAFADLDAGESSTLTLAAAHVGPSLILMDEPLGRSYADAHGLAVTGLAGVLLAAKRASLVTSVRPLFERLAARDFRLSDQLVQAILEQAGET, encoded by the coding sequence ATGGCGGAGCGGCTCGTCGCGGCCGACGCAAGTCCACTGATCGGGCTGGCCGCCGCGGGGGAATTCGATCTGCTTCGCAGGCTGTTCGGCCAGTTGACGATCACCAACACGGTGCGCGACGAGGTGTTGGCCGGCGCCGACCTGCCGGGTGCGGCGGAGTTGGCCGCAGCCATCCGTGATGGGTGGATCCAGGTCGAGCACACGCCCGCGGCGACGGGTGCATTCGCTGATCTGGACGCCGGCGAATCGAGCACGCTTACACTGGCGGCCGCTCACGTCGGTCCCTCGTTGATACTCATGGACGAGCCGCTTGGTCGATCGTATGCGGATGCTCATGGACTCGCGGTCACCGGCCTTGCTGGCGTACTGCTTGCCGCCAAGAGGGCGAGCTTGGTAACGAGCGTCAGGCCCTTGTTCGAGCGACTGGCTGCGCGGGATTTCAGACTCTCGGACCAACTCGTTCAGGCGATCCTCGAACAAGCCGGCGAAACGTGA
- a CDS encoding thiolase family protein, which produces MTEMGRVYRSAEDFAVEAVYLALEDAGLDKSQLDGLLINAGVTQGIDVSLQRALGLRELDLLTFMQGYGSSAGQMVQYAAMAVHAGLANVVCCVFADDPLKEGRRAGAAYAGGRPMSALDSLRQMYGWAGPIPAYASGARRHMDLYGTTQDQLGQVAIAQRKWAAFNERATKREPLDLDGYHASPWVVEPFHVLDCCLISNGGVAVIVTSAERARDGAQPPVYIRGFAQAHHHDVGWAGFDPLTESPAKRSGPKALAMAGAQLADVSQCQLYDCYTYTVITTLEDYGFCAKGEGGPFAASGAIGRGGSLPTNTGGGQLSSYYMWGMTPISEAIIQGRGQGGQRQAANQLILVSGNGGTLQHHSTLLLSPEAKA; this is translated from the coding sequence ATGACCGAGATGGGGCGGGTCTATCGTAGCGCGGAGGACTTCGCGGTCGAGGCGGTTTACCTGGCGCTGGAGGATGCCGGGCTCGACAAGTCGCAGCTCGATGGCTTGCTCATCAACGCGGGAGTGACGCAGGGAATCGACGTGTCGTTGCAGCGGGCGCTCGGGCTGCGGGAGCTCGACCTGCTGACCTTCATGCAGGGCTACGGATCGAGCGCCGGTCAGATGGTCCAGTACGCGGCGATGGCGGTGCACGCCGGACTGGCGAATGTCGTCTGCTGCGTGTTCGCCGACGATCCGTTGAAGGAAGGGCGGCGCGCCGGGGCTGCGTATGCGGGCGGGCGGCCGATGTCGGCACTCGACAGCTTGCGGCAGATGTACGGCTGGGCCGGCCCGATTCCCGCCTATGCGTCGGGCGCTCGCCGCCATATGGACCTGTACGGCACCACGCAGGATCAACTCGGGCAGGTCGCCATCGCGCAACGCAAGTGGGCGGCGTTCAACGAACGTGCAACCAAGCGCGAGCCGTTGGATCTGGACGGCTACCACGCATCGCCGTGGGTGGTCGAACCCTTTCACGTGCTGGATTGCTGCCTAATCTCCAACGGCGGCGTAGCGGTAATCGTGACGTCCGCTGAGCGGGCCCGGGATGGCGCCCAGCCACCGGTCTACATCCGTGGGTTCGCACAAGCTCACCACCACGACGTGGGTTGGGCGGGCTTCGATCCGCTGACCGAGTCGCCGGCCAAGCGGTCGGGCCCGAAGGCGCTGGCGATGGCCGGCGCGCAGCTCGCCGACGTGAGCCAGTGCCAGCTCTATGACTGCTACACCTACACGGTCATTACCACCCTCGAAGACTACGGCTTCTGTGCCAAGGGCGAAGGCGGCCCGTTCGCCGCGTCGGGGGCCATCGGGCGCGGCGGTTCACTGCCGACCAACACCGGCGGGGGGCAGCTTTCCTCCTACTACATGTGGGGGATGACGCCGATCTCGGAGGCGATCATTCAAGGCCGCGGACAGGGTGGCCAGCGGCAAGCGGCCAACCAGCTCATTCTGGTGAGCGGCAACGGCGGCACGCTGCAGCATCACTCGACGTTGCTGCTGTCGCCGGAGGCGAAGGCATGA
- a CDS encoding addiction module protein gives MTERSQSVVANALAPSPLERAEVIDQVYRSLRTEREREVESAWARESERRIDAYLAGDAKTIPYDQVKRDANSRDG, from the coding sequence ATGACCGAGAGATCTCAATCCGTAGTCGCCAACGCGCTTGCCCCATCGCCCCTGGAACGGGCAGAGGTCATCGACCAGGTCTATCGGAGTCTTCGCACTGAGCGGGAACGCGAGGTCGAGTCGGCCTGGGCGCGGGAGTCCGAACGACGTATCGATGCCTATCTCGCGGGTGACGCGAAGACTATCCCCTACGATCAGGTGAAGCGCGACGCCAACAGCCGTGACGGTTGA
- a CDS encoding sugar ABC transporter permease: protein MIAASATNRLRGVFRKHHEEVSAYLFLVPIFAFFLAIHYYPVFFALFVSFNAYDLLTGAFTFVGLDNYFEIFTDPIHWRAMVNTFVYVVGVVTGGTLIGLVVALFLDRMTRGSVLYRTIFFMPMVVSLVAISQLWMWIYNRDIGILNFVFERLGATTKIGWLTDPKYALGSIIVMTIWRAMGFSMVIFLAGLKAIPENFYEAARVDGASGFQVTRSITIPLLVPILLLAVVVNTMGSFKVFTQMFVMSSGVIHKGGPMNSTLTIVLQIYQLSFLDFRLGVGQAFAFILAAIVLLLTYFQRKFFYRFDYSY from the coding sequence ATGATTGCAGCGAGCGCTACCAACAGGCTCCGCGGCGTATTCAGAAAGCACCACGAGGAAGTAAGCGCTTACCTGTTCCTGGTTCCAATCTTTGCCTTCTTCCTCGCCATCCACTACTATCCCGTGTTTTTTGCTCTGTTCGTAAGCTTCAACGCCTATGACCTGTTGACAGGAGCGTTCACGTTCGTCGGGCTTGACAACTACTTCGAGATTTTCACCGACCCGATCCACTGGCGCGCCATGGTTAATACGTTCGTCTACGTAGTCGGAGTTGTCACGGGCGGCACCCTTATCGGGCTTGTGGTAGCCCTTTTTCTCGATCGAATGACCCGCGGTTCTGTCCTATATCGGACGATATTCTTTATGCCAATGGTGGTCTCATTGGTTGCTATTTCACAACTGTGGATGTGGATCTACAATCGCGATATCGGCATCTTGAACTTTGTTTTCGAGAGGCTGGGCGCTACCACAAAGATCGGTTGGCTCACCGATCCCAAGTATGCACTTGGATCCATCATTGTGATGACCATCTGGCGGGCGATGGGTTTTTCCATGGTCATCTTCCTGGCCGGGTTGAAAGCCATACCCGAGAACTTCTACGAAGCCGCGCGGGTCGACGGGGCCTCCGGTTTCCAGGTAACCAGGTCGATAACCATACCGCTGCTGGTGCCGATTCTATTGCTCGCCGTTGTTGTCAACACAATGGGTTCGTTCAAGGTGTTCACTCAGATGTTCGTGATGAGCAGCGGGGTCATCCACAAAGGCGGGCCGATGAACAGTACGCTGACCATCGTACTCCAGATATACCAGCTTTCCTTCTTGGATTTCCGTCTCGGTGTGGGACAGGCGTTTGCTTTCATACTTGCCGCAATCGTGCTGCTGCTGACGTATTTCCAACGGAAGTTTTTTTACCGATTCGACTACAGCTACTAG
- a CDS encoding AAA-like domain-containing protein, whose amino-acid sequence MRSFNTAGPVKPDKHYCIPPLERIDLDEVLRLVRDERYFVLHAPRQTGKTSALLALAEVLNERGYRCVYVTFETARTARDDVQRAMRTVLAALASRARATLDDGFLDDIWPDVLARVGPDLALGEALSRWAQALPGPLVLLIDEIDTLVGDSLLSVLQQLRAGYPTRPERFPHSVVLCGMRDLRDYRMGAAGSPFNIAAKSLRLGDFTRGQTLALLAQHTEQTGQAFTPEALEAVWTQTRGQPWLVNALAYGVCFENKTLREDRSRTVTADDVAAVREELIVNRVTHLDYLADKLREDRVRRVIEPMLSGTHRHTFTDRDIRYARDLGLLARDAPLRVANPIYAEVLPRELAWVAQETLELSPPRYVRADGSLDAELLMAEFQDFFRRHSEHWRNRFAYEEAWPQLLLQAYLQRVVNGGGRIEREYALGSGRVDLLIVWPLADRVQEFVVECKVVREHDGPERVVDEGVEQTARYVDRCAAEAGHLVVIDRRENRSWEEKVSRTRRRSAHLRRGGGAVPVAVWGM is encoded by the coding sequence ATGCGTTCGTTCAACACAGCCGGTCCTGTCAAGCCCGACAAGCACTACTGCATCCCGCCGCTTGAGCGCATCGACCTGGACGAAGTCTTGCGACTGGTGCGAGACGAACGGTACTTCGTGCTCCATGCGCCGCGCCAGACCGGCAAGACATCGGCGCTGCTGGCGCTGGCCGAAGTGCTGAACGAGCGCGGCTACCGGTGCGTGTACGTTACCTTCGAGACCGCCCGCACCGCGCGCGACGACGTGCAGCGGGCGATGCGCACGGTGCTCGCCGCGCTGGCATCACGGGCGCGGGCGACGCTGGACGACGGCTTTCTGGACGACATCTGGCCGGACGTGCTGGCGCGGGTCGGTCCGGACTTGGCGCTGGGCGAAGCGCTGTCTCGTTGGGCGCAGGCGTTACCGGGACCGCTGGTGCTGCTGATCGACGAGATCGACACGCTGGTGGGCGACTCGCTGCTGTCGGTGCTCCAGCAACTTCGCGCCGGCTATCCGACGCGCCCGGAGCGCTTCCCCCACAGCGTGGTCCTGTGCGGCATGCGCGACCTGCGCGACTACCGCATGGGTGCCGCCGGCAGCCCGTTCAACATCGCCGCGAAGTCGCTGCGGCTGGGCGACTTCACGCGCGGGCAGACGTTGGCGCTGCTGGCCCAGCACACCGAGCAGACCGGCCAAGCGTTTACGCCCGAAGCGCTGGAGGCGGTATGGACGCAGACCCGCGGCCAGCCCTGGCTGGTGAACGCGCTGGCGTACGGTGTCTGTTTCGAGAACAAGACGCTGCGCGAAGACCGGTCCCGCACGGTGACCGCGGATGACGTCGCCGCGGTGCGCGAGGAGCTGATCGTGAACCGGGTGACGCACCTGGACTACCTGGCGGACAAGCTGCGCGAGGATCGCGTGCGCCGGGTGATCGAGCCGATGCTGAGCGGCACCCACCGGCACACCTTCACGGACCGCGACATCAGGTACGCGCGCGACCTCGGGCTGCTGGCCCGCGACGCGCCGCTGCGGGTGGCCAACCCGATCTACGCCGAGGTGCTGCCGCGCGAACTCGCGTGGGTGGCGCAGGAGACGCTGGAGCTGTCGCCGCCGCGGTACGTGAGGGCGGACGGCAGCCTTGACGCGGAGTTGCTGATGGCGGAGTTCCAGGACTTCTTCCGCCGCCACTCCGAGCATTGGCGCAACCGCTTCGCCTACGAGGAGGCGTGGCCGCAGTTGCTGCTGCAGGCGTACCTGCAGCGCGTGGTGAACGGCGGCGGCCGCATCGAGCGGGAGTACGCGCTGGGGAGCGGCCGGGTCGACCTGCTGATCGTGTGGCCGCTGGCCGACCGGGTGCAGGAATTCGTGGTGGAGTGCAAGGTGGTACGCGAGCACGACGGGCCCGAGCGCGTGGTAGACGAGGGCGTGGAGCAGACGGCGCGCTACGTGGACCGCTGCGCGGCCGAGGCCGGTCACCTGGTCGTAATCGACCGGCGGGAGAACCGGAGCTGGGAGGAGAAGGTCTCCCGCACCCGGCGCCGCTCGGCGCACCTGCGACGCGGCGGCGGCGCCGTGCCGGTAGCGGTTTGGGGGATGTGA